In Methanosarcina siciliae T4/M, one genomic interval encodes:
- a CDS encoding Fic family protein: MTKRGFDTKRFFALEEHYNKDMPSYYSALSSVDAGDRDLTEWLEYFLFGIAVEISKVEKTFLKLSSDRSMKEKFGQIGLSSRQIKAIEYLKENGKITSNEYQEICDVSQSTANRDIQDMLDKKLLKQNGKIGQQVIYVLNF, from the coding sequence CTGACAAAGAGAGGCTTTGACACCAAGCGTTTTTTCGCTCTTGAGGAGCACTACAACAAAGACATGCCCTCTTATTACTCCGCCCTTTCAAGTGTGGATGCCGGGGACAGAGATTTGACCGAATGGCTCGAATATTTCCTTTTCGGCATTGCCGTGGAAATCTCAAAAGTCGAAAAAACGTTTCTGAAGCTGAGCAGCGACCGTTCGATGAAAGAGAAATTCGGACAGATAGGGTTGAGCAGTCGGCAGATAAAGGCGATTGAATATTTAAAAGAAAATGGTAAGATCACAAGCAATGAGTATCAGGAAATATGTGATGTCAGTCAGTCCACTGCAAATCGTGACATCCAGGATATGCTTGACAAAAAACTCCTGAAACAAAATGGGAAAATCGGTCAGCAGGTAATTTACGTGCTCAATTTCTGA
- the cooS gene encoding anaerobic carbon-monoxide dehydrogenase catalytic subunit — MDKERISYHESVQKMYERIKKDNMTNVWDRYEAQGIGGVPDRRCTFCMAGARCDLCSNGPCRSDAAKDKRGVCGITADGMAMRMMLLRNVMGASTYHYHTDQTIRTLRETAKGKTPYSIREPEKLRTFAGRLGIETLGNDSEIALNLCEFVEKEFNRPAYEPSRIVEILAPPERKKRWEELDIFPGGIYGEMMLSTSSCLTNVDGYYMSLALKAMRLGIAMAYQSQIVNEYCQDILFGIPKPHTMRVDLGVLDPEYVNVLPNGHEPFLGFAMVRLARKPEWQEKAKTSGAKGLRVIASIETGQEMIQRWEEDDVFYGFTGNWISQEAVLASGSVDLFAADMNCSLPVAPLYAEKYGFKLMPVSELIAFEGITERLNYNPVEAERQAAKLLNMAIENFKNRKSPGEPVSNLPVKEAVVGFSTESILDALGGTLDPLLDAIKSGAIKGVVGMVSCTTLRDYGQDVHSVAVVKELIKRNILVLSMGCGNGAMQVAGLCSPEAREFAGDSLKAVCEALGVPPVLSYGTCTDTGRLADLLGAISAVLGAPVPDLPVAAAAPEYMEQKATIDAIFSLALGLYTYVNPVPTVTGAPDLVKLLTEDCRDVTGGVLNVEKDAVKAADGIEQHIMEKRKKLGI, encoded by the coding sequence ATGGATAAAGAAAGGATTTCCTATCACGAGTCCGTTCAAAAAATGTATGAGCGGATAAAGAAAGATAATATGACAAATGTATGGGACCGTTATGAGGCTCAGGGAATAGGCGGGGTTCCGGACAGGAGATGTACTTTCTGTATGGCAGGAGCCCGCTGCGATCTGTGTTCCAATGGCCCCTGCCGTTCGGATGCTGCAAAGGATAAAAGAGGAGTATGCGGAATCACCGCCGACGGGATGGCAATGCGGATGATGCTTCTCCGAAACGTGATGGGGGCTTCGACCTATCACTACCATACCGACCAGACCATCCGGACTTTAAGAGAAACCGCTAAGGGCAAAACCCCTTACAGCATCAGAGAACCTGAGAAACTGAGGACATTTGCAGGCAGGCTCGGGATAGAAACCCTCGGAAACGATTCCGAAATTGCCCTTAACCTGTGCGAATTTGTGGAAAAGGAATTTAACAGGCCTGCATACGAGCCAAGCAGGATTGTTGAGATCCTTGCACCTCCCGAAAGAAAGAAAAGGTGGGAAGAGCTGGACATATTTCCAGGCGGGATCTACGGGGAGATGATGCTTTCAACAAGCTCCTGTCTGACAAACGTTGACGGGTATTATATGAGCCTGGCCCTGAAAGCCATGCGTCTTGGGATTGCAATGGCATACCAGAGCCAGATTGTAAACGAATACTGCCAGGATATCCTTTTCGGAATCCCAAAACCTCATACGATGAGGGTTGATCTCGGGGTGCTCGACCCTGAGTATGTAAACGTACTTCCGAATGGACACGAACCTTTCCTGGGCTTTGCCATGGTCCGGCTTGCAAGAAAGCCCGAATGGCAGGAAAAAGCAAAAACATCCGGAGCAAAAGGCCTGAGGGTCATTGCCAGCATAGAAACCGGACAGGAAATGATCCAGAGGTGGGAAGAAGACGATGTCTTCTACGGTTTTACCGGTAACTGGATTTCTCAGGAGGCGGTGCTTGCAAGCGGGAGTGTGGACCTTTTTGCCGCAGACATGAACTGCTCGCTTCCGGTAGCCCCTCTCTATGCCGAAAAATACGGGTTCAAACTCATGCCCGTAAGCGAACTCATAGCATTTGAAGGCATCACCGAACGCCTGAACTACAACCCTGTGGAGGCTGAAAGACAGGCAGCAAAACTCCTGAATATGGCAATCGAAAATTTCAAAAACCGAAAAAGCCCGGGAGAGCCCGTATCAAATCTTCCGGTAAAAGAAGCGGTCGTCGGTTTTTCAACCGAGAGCATACTTGATGCCCTGGGGGGTACCCTTGACCCGCTCCTTGATGCTATAAAAAGCGGTGCGATTAAGGGAGTGGTCGGGATGGTCTCCTGCACTACATTAAGGGACTACGGGCAGGATGTGCACAGCGTTGCCGTGGTAAAAGAACTGATCAAAAGGAATATCCTTGTCCTGTCCATGGGTTGCGGGAACGGGGCTATGCAGGTGGCAGGCCTTTGCAGTCCCGAAGCCAGGGAGTTTGCAGGCGACAGCCTGAAGGCAGTTTGTGAAGCCCTTGGAGTCCCTCCCGTACTCAGCTACGGGACCTGTACAGATACCGGAAGGCTTGCCGACCTTCTCGGAGCCATCTCCGCAGTCCTAGGAGCCCCTGTTCCTGACCTCCCGGTTGCTGCCGCAGCTCCCGAATACATGGAACAAAAAGCTACGATCGACGCCATCTTTTCCCTGGCCCTCGGGCTCTACACCTATGTAAACCCTGTCCCGACCGTAACCGGAGCCCCTGACCTGGTCAAACTGCTTACGGAAGACTGCCGGGATGTTACGGGCGGAGTCCTGAATGTGGAAAAGGATGCTGTAAAAGCAGCTGACGGGATAGAGCAACATATCATGGAAAAAAGAAAGAAACTCGGGATTTGA
- a CDS encoding DUF2971 domain-containing protein: MIDILYVCEFGLGNFCICCWHENDYESAAMWKLYSDLENGIAIQSTFKNLKECFFEDEPDVVIGKVEYLNYNEDSIPWGNKLYIYKPFMYKRRSFEYENEIWAIVFVRNEEKRNNK, encoded by the coding sequence GTGATTGACATTTTATATGTCTGTGAATTCGGTTTAGGAAATTTCTGTATATGCTGTTGGCATGAAAATGATTATGAATCTGCAGCAATGTGGAAACTATATTCGGATCTTGAAAATGGAATTGCCATCCAATCAACTTTCAAGAATTTAAAAGAATGCTTTTTTGAAGATGAGCCTGATGTTGTGATCGGGAAGGTAGAGTATCTTAATTATAACGAGGATTCAATACCCTGGGGAAATAAATTATACATATACAAGCCTTTCATGTACAAAAGACGAAGTTTTGAATACGAAAATGAAATTTGGGCCATCGTTTTTGTTCGTAATGAAGAAAAACGAAATAACAAATGA
- a CDS encoding radical SAM/SPASM domain-containing protein, with protein MIIFKNEQYLPCSIPEISYTYERKVISDKEAPLYLREDLFVYPMNAGFIVENNNGQFLTDSIGLLQLIRGKSVNDLCHNEKDLEEIEQYYRYGLIGYEKNTTAKLVIPEVSQKYFDFYESSQTTWFCHIPLKIELDITKKCNFHCKHCSREASPTTTEGEMSLQNYVDVIQQAGKIGIPEFSFMGGEPTCNPSFIELATIARMSGIRTLSTSTNGWLINEELAKKIAILFDSVQVSIHGADSEIHDAIVGRPGAFSQACKAIELLKKHNVSSLNISCTVMNENAHQMESMIQLARDLQVESIRFLVLFSKGRGTQLSQWKKEEKTEMANNLKTLSDKNINNLKVESGGFPPYYKIGNNAAIYGCPAGRSLMYISADGDVRACGNLDHTIGNIRDMKIMDLWHSDTMISLRKKPACDCPYTDICAGGCLANEYWSKMFNINITPIMT; from the coding sequence ATGATTATATTCAAAAATGAACAATATCTTCCCTGTTCGATACCTGAAATTTCATACACGTATGAAAGAAAAGTAATATCTGATAAAGAAGCTCCGCTCTATTTAAGAGAAGATTTATTCGTTTATCCTATGAATGCAGGGTTTATTGTTGAGAATAATAATGGTCAATTCCTGACGGATTCTATTGGTCTTCTACAGCTAATTCGTGGAAAAAGTGTGAATGATCTCTGCCATAATGAGAAAGATTTAGAAGAGATTGAACAATATTATCGCTATGGTTTAATAGGATACGAAAAAAACACAACTGCTAAATTAGTGATCCCGGAAGTAAGTCAAAAATATTTTGATTTTTATGAGAGTTCACAGACTACATGGTTTTGCCATATTCCGTTAAAAATTGAACTTGACATAACAAAAAAATGCAATTTTCATTGTAAACACTGCTCAAGGGAAGCTTCTCCGACAACAACTGAAGGTGAAATGTCTCTTCAGAATTATGTTGATGTCATCCAGCAGGCTGGTAAAATAGGAATTCCTGAATTCTCATTCATGGGAGGAGAGCCAACCTGTAATCCATCGTTTATTGAATTAGCTACTATTGCAAGAATGTCAGGAATTCGTACTCTGTCCACAAGTACGAATGGTTGGCTAATAAATGAAGAATTGGCAAAAAAAATTGCGATTTTATTTGATTCGGTGCAGGTAAGTATACATGGAGCCGATAGTGAAATCCATGACGCTATTGTTGGCCGGCCAGGAGCATTTTCCCAAGCATGTAAAGCAATAGAATTGCTCAAGAAACATAATGTTTCTTCATTAAACATTTCATGTACGGTTATGAATGAAAATGCCCACCAGATGGAGTCAATGATCCAGCTTGCAAGAGATTTGCAGGTAGAATCAATTCGTTTTCTCGTTTTATTCTCTAAAGGAAGGGGTACCCAACTCAGTCAATGGAAAAAAGAGGAAAAAACGGAAATGGCAAATAATCTTAAAACCTTAAGCGATAAAAATATAAATAACTTAAAAGTTGAAAGCGGGGGTTTTCCTCCCTACTACAAAATAGGGAATAACGCAGCAATATACGGCTGTCCAGCAGGAAGATCTCTGATGTATATCAGTGCAGATGGAGACGTGCGAGCTTGCGGTAACCTGGACCACACAATCGGTAATATCCGCGATATGAAAATCATGGACCTATGGCATAGCGATACGATGATTTCATTACGGAAAAAGCCCGCTTGCGATTGCCCATATACGGATATATGTGCCGGAGGGTGTCTTGCAAATGAGTATTGGAGTAAAATGTTCAACATTAATATAACTCCAATAATGACGTAA
- the larA gene encoding nickel-dependent lactate racemase produces the protein MTTNMKKIPLAFGSGVFELNIPEKNISGLILPSEPEKKEDEAFLIRKALENPIKSKRLSEIINPESRIAIIVSDVTRPTPTAKILPPLLDELYLGGAKDEHITIIFALGLHRRQTEEECRKLLGDEISKSIRFVQHDRERCMHIGETSFETPVEVFEEVLDADLIISTGTVEFHYYAGYGGGGKSILPGVSSEKAVLSFHSHYSKFFEGDPLSGRIDSPARKDIEEAAGIAGLQFILNVVINSRKEIVAAVAGDFIQAHREGARYVDSMYKINVEPADAVIVSCGGFPKDINLYQATKALENAIPAVKTGGSIILVAECAEGIGNKVYECWNRECRSPDDAIERFKHFFEFGGHKSAIVAKAAKQFKLYIVSKLSEEESRRAFFIPAKNIQEALEATLDENPDAKIHVMPEGGWTLPVRK, from the coding sequence ATGACGACAAATATGAAAAAGATTCCACTTGCTTTCGGAAGTGGGGTTTTTGAGCTAAATATTCCGGAAAAAAATATTTCCGGCCTTATTTTGCCTTCGGAACCTGAAAAAAAGGAAGATGAGGCTTTTTTAATCCGTAAAGCTCTCGAAAATCCCATAAAAAGCAAGAGACTTTCCGAGATTATAAACCCTGAATCCAGGATTGCAATTATCGTAAGCGATGTTACGAGGCCCACCCCTACGGCAAAAATACTTCCTCCTCTCCTTGACGAGCTTTATCTGGGGGGAGCAAAAGATGAACACATCACGATTATCTTTGCGCTCGGGCTTCACCGCCGGCAGACTGAGGAGGAGTGCAGAAAGCTTCTGGGGGATGAAATCTCTAAAAGTATTCGTTTTGTCCAGCACGACAGGGAAAGATGCATGCATATAGGGGAAACAAGTTTTGAGACTCCGGTTGAAGTCTTTGAAGAGGTTTTGGACGCAGACCTGATTATCAGTACAGGAACTGTGGAATTTCATTATTATGCTGGATATGGTGGGGGAGGAAAGTCTATTCTTCCGGGAGTCAGTTCGGAAAAAGCCGTACTTTCATTTCACAGTCATTATAGTAAATTCTTCGAAGGTGATCCCCTTTCGGGCAGGATCGATAGCCCTGCAAGGAAGGATATCGAAGAAGCGGCAGGAATTGCAGGGCTTCAATTTATCCTGAACGTGGTAATCAACAGCAGGAAAGAAATCGTTGCTGCCGTTGCCGGAGATTTCATCCAGGCTCACAGGGAAGGGGCAAGATATGTGGATTCCATGTATAAAATAAATGTTGAGCCTGCAGATGCAGTAATCGTTTCCTGCGGTGGCTTTCCTAAAGATATCAACCTCTACCAGGCAACAAAAGCTCTGGAAAATGCCATCCCTGCTGTAAAAACGGGGGGTTCAATCATACTTGTGGCAGAATGTGCGGAGGGAATCGGAAACAAAGTTTATGAGTGCTGGAACAGGGAGTGCAGGAGCCCTGATGACGCTATAGAACGCTTCAAGCATTTCTTCGAGTTTGGAGGGCATAAGAGTGCAATAGTTGCAAAAGCTGCAAAACAGTTTAAACTCTATATTGTTTCAAAACTTTCCGAGGAGGAAAGCAGAAGAGCTTTTTTCATTCCTGCAAAAAACATACAGGAAGCTCTTGAAGCTACTCTTGATGAAAATCCCGATGCAAAAATTCATGTGATGCCTGAGGGAGGATGGACCCTGCCTGTCCGAAAATAA
- a CDS encoding DUF2117 family protein, which translates to MLECNRMKMKIGLVIHGPEVIDSKEAEIVLQKLSCLGEVKAELGGAMGKTAVLDAGLEHVIDISRHLKPSACIESFFENSDLVCLLNRGKTVETGKVFGAMVTSHLKEPEKKSLIQIESPDCAGGKLIPLNKKAVSHLEKISEIFGLPAETPLPFQDSVCLETCPQTGKTRTIREISGVFPGENILVNGIVIGKAFSSGVRIVAENGFITAIEGGEIKEHGLEKLHNYEKMDPVDLAGAWVKSGEIRRNSSSLQAARKENTCPRKSVYLSRPGRGKVVLIDHAAENSYELASGAELAVTVGDDTTAIAGDILYRLGIPIIGITDGDCDNVTCESKIFPGSVVLRLIRGSDDIVGKRVKQELLRGQNSAVFENLFAFKEDVLKLAELSIEDVFEY; encoded by the coding sequence ATGCTTGAATGTAACCGGATGAAAATGAAGATTGGCCTCGTAATCCACGGCCCCGAAGTAATTGATTCGAAAGAAGCGGAAATAGTCCTGCAAAAACTTTCCTGCCTTGGTGAAGTAAAAGCAGAACTTGGCGGAGCCATGGGAAAGACAGCCGTCCTTGACGCAGGACTTGAACATGTTATAGACATAAGCCGGCACCTGAAGCCGAGCGCCTGTATCGAATCCTTTTTTGAAAACTCAGACCTTGTCTGCCTCCTGAACAGAGGAAAAACAGTCGAAACGGGCAAAGTGTTCGGAGCAATGGTCACCTCGCACCTCAAAGAGCCTGAAAAGAAATCCCTTATCCAGATCGAAAGCCCAGACTGTGCAGGCGGGAAATTGATCCCCCTCAATAAAAAAGCCGTATCTCATCTGGAAAAAATCTCCGAAATCTTCGGGCTGCCTGCCGAAACCCCTCTCCCCTTTCAAGATTCGGTTTGCCTGGAAACCTGCCCCCAAACCGGCAAAACCCGAACTATCCGCGAAATCTCGGGAGTATTTCCCGGCGAAAACATCCTTGTGAACGGGATCGTGATCGGAAAAGCCTTCTCTTCCGGGGTCAGAATCGTTGCTGAAAATGGCTTCATTACCGCAATCGAAGGCGGAGAAATAAAGGAACACGGGCTCGAAAAACTCCATAATTACGAAAAAATGGACCCTGTTGACCTTGCCGGTGCCTGGGTAAAAAGCGGGGAGATCCGGAGAAACAGTTCCTCCCTCCAGGCTGCCCGAAAAGAAAATACCTGCCCACGAAAATCAGTTTATCTTTCCAGGCCCGGGAGAGGAAAAGTCGTGCTGATAGACCACGCCGCCGAAAATTCCTATGAACTGGCCTCCGGAGCGGAACTTGCAGTCACCGTTGGAGACGATACCACAGCCATAGCGGGCGATATCCTCTACCGGCTCGGAATCCCGATCATTGGGATCACTGACGGGGACTGCGATAACGTCACCTGCGAGTCAAAAATCTTTCCCGGCTCGGTTGTCCTCAGGCTGATACGAGGGAGCGATGATATCGTAGGCAAAAGAGTAAAGCAGGAACTCCTGAGAGGTCAAAATTCAGCTGTTTTTGAGAACCTTTTCGCCTTTAAAGAAGATGTGCTGAAACTGGCAGAGCTGTCGATAGAAGATGTTTTTGAATACTAG
- a CDS encoding metal-dependent hydrolase yields the protein MADLKITWLGHAAFLLEAEKKLLIDPFISENPKAPCTPEELNPDIIAVTHGHRDHLGDTIEIGARTGCRIISIHEVANYIKSKGVFAEGMNKGGTIDVEDVTLTMTQALHSSSIDASCFSFDGGSPAGFVIGIGGHSIYHAGDTGIFGDMQLIGNLYEPEIALLPIGDRFTMGVKEAVKAVELIEPQIVVPMHYNTFDVIRQDPEVFRKAVEAKVDTKVIILEPGESIEL from the coding sequence ATGGCTGACTTAAAAATAACCTGGCTTGGGCACGCTGCTTTTTTGCTCGAAGCCGAAAAAAAATTACTGATCGACCCGTTTATTTCCGAAAACCCGAAAGCTCCCTGCACTCCCGAAGAGCTGAATCCTGATATCATAGCCGTGACCCACGGACACCGCGACCACCTGGGAGATACCATCGAGATCGGAGCCCGGACAGGCTGCCGGATCATCTCGATCCATGAGGTTGCAAATTATATCAAATCAAAAGGAGTCTTTGCCGAGGGCATGAACAAAGGCGGGACCATTGACGTCGAAGATGTCACTTTGACAATGACTCAGGCCCTCCATTCTTCCTCAATTGACGCTTCCTGCTTCAGTTTCGACGGAGGCAGCCCGGCAGGGTTTGTGATAGGTATTGGCGGGCATTCCATTTATCATGCCGGTGATACGGGGATTTTCGGGGACATGCAGCTTATCGGGAACCTCTACGAACCCGAAATTGCTCTGTTGCCCATAGGAGACCGGTTTACTATGGGGGTAAAGGAAGCCGTAAAAGCCGTGGAGCTGATTGAGCCCCAGATTGTTGTGCCGATGCACTATAACACCTTTGATGTAATCAGGCAGGACCCTGAAGTTTTCAGAAAAGCTGTGGAAGCGAAAGTTGACACGAAAGTAATTATCCTGGAACCAGGAGAATCTATAGAGCTTTGA
- a CDS encoding nucleotidyltransferase family protein, translated as MHTVEKREDLFRKILSFLKQYGASKVSVFGSYVRGEEKPESDIDILVEFAERKSLLTLVNIELELSDYLGIKVDLLTEKSMSPYMIDEIKKEARVISE; from the coding sequence ATGCACACTGTAGAAAAAAGGGAAGATCTATTTCGCAAAATTTTGTCCTTTTTAAAACAATATGGGGCAAGTAAAGTATCTGTTTTTGGGTCTTACGTTAGGGGAGAAGAGAAACCAGAAAGCGACATCGACATCCTGGTCGAGTTTGCCGAACGGAAAAGCCTGCTCACTCTGGTGAATATAGAACTGGAGCTTTCTGACTATCTGGGTATAAAAGTCGACTTGCTTACTGAGAAATCGATGAGTCCTTACATGATTGATGAAATTAAAAAAGAAGCCAGAGTGATCTCTGAATGA
- the larA gene encoding nickel-dependent lactate racemase, whose translation MTTNMKKIPLAFGSGVFELNIPEKNISGLILPSEPEKKEDEAFLIRKALENPIQSKRLSEIINPESRIAIIVSDVTRPTPTAKILPPLLDELYLGGAKDEHITIIFALGLHRRQTEEESKKLVGENIYKKIRCIQHDTSRCRRIGVTSRGTPVEIFEEVLGSDFVIGTGGIEFHYYAGYSGGAKSILPGVSSEESVLTNHKMMIEENAVSGRVDSPVRQDMEEAAKIFGLKFILNVVLDSKKGIVSAVAGDFIEAHRKGIEVVDSMYKVPVEPADAVIVSCGGYPKDINLYQANKSLDNATQAVKEGGSIILVAECAEGIGNQVYECWNRECKSPDDAIERFKNCFEFGGHKSAIVAIAAKKFKLYLVSKLPGDNARTAFFTPMASVEEALSAVLSENPDARVHLMPHGGQTLPVRKEN comes from the coding sequence ATGACGACAAATATGAAAAAGATTCCACTTGCTTTCGGAAGTGGGGTTTTTGAGCTAAATATTCCGGAAAAAAATATTTCCGGCCTTATTTTGCCTTCGGAACCTGAAAAAAAGGAAGATGAGGCTTTTTTAATCCGTAAAGCTCTCGAAAACCCCATACAAAGCAAGAGACTTTCCGAGATTATAAACCCTGAATCCAGGATTGCAATTATCGTAAGCGATGTTACGAGGCCCACCCCTACGGCAAAAATACTTCCTCCTCTCCTTGACGAGCTTTATCTGGGGGGAGCAAAAGATGAACACATCACGATTATCTTTGCGCTCGGGCTTCACCGCCGGCAGACTGAAGAAGAGTCTAAAAAACTTGTTGGGGAGAATATCTACAAAAAAATCCGGTGCATCCAGCACGACACTTCCAGGTGCAGGCGGATAGGGGTAACCAGCAGGGGAACGCCTGTTGAAATCTTTGAAGAAGTGCTTGGTTCCGATTTTGTTATCGGGACAGGAGGAATCGAGTTCCATTACTATGCGGGGTACAGCGGGGGAGCAAAGTCTATCCTTCCCGGCGTAAGTTCCGAGGAATCTGTACTCACCAACCACAAAATGATGATAGAGGAAAACGCGGTTTCCGGAAGAGTTGACAGTCCTGTCAGACAGGATATGGAAGAAGCCGCAAAGATCTTTGGCCTTAAATTTATTCTTAATGTTGTGCTTGATAGCAAAAAAGGAATAGTTTCTGCCGTTGCCGGAGATTTTATCGAAGCCCACAGGAAAGGAATCGAAGTTGTGGACTCCATGTATAAAGTGCCTGTAGAGCCCGCAGATGCCGTGATCGTCTCTTGCGGGGGCTATCCCAAGGATATTAACCTTTACCAGGCGAACAAATCTCTGGACAACGCAACCCAGGCTGTAAAAGAAGGTGGCTCTATCATCCTTGTAGCCGAATGCGCTGAAGGAATCGGAAACCAGGTTTATGAGTGCTGGAACAGGGAATGTAAATCTCCGGACGATGCAATAGAACGCTTCAAAAACTGCTTTGAGTTCGGAGGACACAAGAGTGCAATTGTTGCAATAGCCGCAAAGAAGTTCAAACTCTACCTTGTCTCGAAGCTCCCGGGAGATAATGCCAGAACCGCCTTCTTCACTCCGATGGCAAGTGTAGAAGAAGCCCTGTCTGCAGTCCTTTCAGAAAACCCTGATGCAAGGGTCCACCTGATGCCTCACGGAGGACAGACCCTGCCTGTCAGGAAGGAAAATTAA